A single genomic interval of Desulfovibrio sp. harbors:
- a CDS encoding RidA family protein yields MHTRILSNKAPAALGPYSQGIRTTNRLYISGQLGVDTATGTMPEEFAEQAALVMKNIGFILDEAGFEFNDIVKTTIFLSSMNDFNVINEIYGAYFTEHKPARSCFEVGRLPKDAKVEIEVIAEK; encoded by the coding sequence ATGCATACCAGAATACTCAGCAATAAAGCGCCTGCGGCACTTGGCCCTTATTCACAGGGTATCCGCACAACCAACCGGCTTTATATTTCAGGACAGCTCGGCGTTGATACCGCAACCGGCACAATGCCGGAAGAATTTGCGGAACAGGCAGCCCTGGTGATGAAGAATATAGGCTTTATCCTGGACGAGGCCGGATTTGAATTTAACGATATCGTAAAAACGACAATCTTTCTTTCGAGCATGAACGATTTTAACGTCATTAATGAAATATACGGGGCATATTTTACCGAGCATAAACCGGCGCGTTCATGCTTCGAAGTCGGGCGGCTGCCGAAAGACGCAAAGGTCGAAATCGAGGTTATTGCTGAAAAGTAA
- a CDS encoding glutamate decarboxylase, whose product MTAKSTLRNTVLDDTYAASDMANAMPRYEMPKNESRPRDVYQAIHDELMLDGNSRQNLATFCQTWVDPEINQIMAECVDKNMIDKDEYPQTAEIETRCVHMLAALWNSPTPKGTLGCSTTGSSEAAMLGGLSMKRRWVNMRKAAGKPHDKPNMVCGPVQVCWEKFARYWDVELREIPMEKNRLIMNAEEAVKRCDENTIGVVPTLGVTFTGQYEPVEQVSKALDKLQKSKGWNIPIHVDGASGGFLAPFIDPALRWDFRLPRVKSINASGHKFGLAPLGVGWVVWREKTDLPEDLIFNVNYLGGNMPTFALNFSRPGGQIIAQYYNLLRLGKEGYRRIHQNCYDTARYLGEAIGKLGPFEVLYNGRGGIPALCWAFKPKAKVNYTLYDLSDRLRSRGWQVPAYSMPAHREDLVVMRVLVRHGFSRDMGNLLIDDIKRAMAHFVAHPVSNPLTETEAGSNSHAGRCAKK is encoded by the coding sequence ATGACTGCAAAGAGTACCCTGCGTAATACCGTGCTTGACGACACCTACGCCGCGTCAGATATGGCCAATGCCATGCCGCGCTACGAGATGCCCAAAAATGAAAGTCGCCCCCGGGACGTATATCAGGCCATCCACGACGAACTTATGCTGGACGGGAACTCGCGCCAGAATCTGGCCACATTCTGCCAGACCTGGGTAGACCCCGAGATCAATCAGATCATGGCCGAATGCGTTGACAAGAACATGATCGACAAGGATGAGTATCCCCAGACAGCCGAGATAGAAACCCGCTGCGTGCATATGCTGGCCGCCCTGTGGAACTCCCCCACCCCAAAGGGGACCCTTGGCTGCTCCACCACCGGCTCCAGCGAAGCCGCCATGCTTGGCGGGCTTTCCATGAAGCGGCGCTGGGTCAATATGCGCAAGGCCGCTGGCAAGCCCCATGACAAACCCAACATGGTATGCGGCCCCGTGCAGGTTTGCTGGGAAAAATTCGCCCGCTACTGGGATGTGGAACTGCGCGAAATCCCCATGGAAAAAAACCGCCTCATCATGAACGCCGAAGAAGCCGTCAAACGCTGCGACGAGAACACCATCGGCGTTGTGCCCACCCTGGGCGTGACTTTTACCGGACAGTACGAACCTGTGGAGCAAGTAAGCAAAGCACTGGACAAATTGCAGAAGAGCAAGGGATGGAACATCCCCATCCACGTTGACGGAGCCAGCGGCGGCTTTCTCGCGCCCTTCATCGATCCCGCCCTGCGCTGGGATTTCCGCCTGCCCAGGGTCAAGTCCATCAATGCTTCCGGCCACAAGTTCGGCCTTGCGCCCCTGGGCGTGGGCTGGGTTGTGTGGCGCGAAAAAACCGACCTGCCCGAAGACCTGATTTTCAATGTGAACTATCTTGGCGGCAACATGCCCACATTTGCCCTCAACTTCTCACGCCCCGGCGGGCAGATCATCGCCCAGTATTACAACCTGCTGCGCCTCGGCAAGGAAGGATACCGTCGCATTCACCAAAACTGCTACGACACGGCGCGCTACCTCGGCGAAGCCATAGGCAAGCTTGGCCCCTTTGAGGTTCTGTACAACGGGCGCGGCGGCATCCCCGCCCTGTGCTGGGCCTTCAAACCCAAGGCCAAGGTCAACTACACCCTGTACGACCTCTCCGACCGCCTGCGCTCGCGCGGCTGGCAGGTTCCCGCCTACTCCATGCCCGCCCACCGCGAAGACCTCGTGGTCATGCGCGTGCTCGTCCGCCACGGCTTCAGCCGCGACATGGGCAACCTGCTCATTGACGACATCAAACGGGCCATGGCCCACTTTGTCGCCCACCCCGTGAGCAACCCCCTTACTGAAACCGAAGCCGGCAGCAACAGCCACGCTGGCCGCTGCGCCAAAAAATAA
- the gadC gene encoding putative glutamine/gamma-aminobutyrate antiporter GadC, which yields MSIATIVVMNITAVVSLRFLPSEAEYGLGAIFYFALAAVVFLVPMSLVAAELATTYPEKGGVFRWVSEAYGPRWGFLAMSMLWIEVIPYFPTVLTFGAVSIAFMDPHISMAETIAANKWYITGFVLVVYWLSVLIALRGVGIFARVSKWCGIVGTIIPAGVVVILGFAYLFFSGKPPLIELSWGALLPDFTNFGNVVLAASIFLAYAGMEMNAVHVKDMDNPTKKYPIAITIASLGTVAIFLLSTLGIAFIVPKQDINLTQSLLLAYDLLFRWIDADWLGSVLAVMLAFGVLGGVVTWIAGPNTGMLAVAKAGYLPRWFQKTNRFGMGSRLMIVQAVIVSILSITFVIMPSVQAAFQILSQLTVILYLVMYMLMFASGIRLRQTQPARPRPYRVPAMYLWAALGFLGSLLAFALSFVPPVQISIGSPESYVMYLVVLVVIFVAIPLIIFAMRKPEWRDPDSDFEPFTWEKEKAQSQPGAQKPAATDPQS from the coding sequence ATGTCTATTGCCACAATTGTGGTAATGAATATCACCGCAGTCGTGAGTCTGCGTTTTCTTCCTTCTGAAGCGGAATACGGCCTGGGGGCAATTTTTTACTTTGCTCTTGCGGCCGTTGTTTTTCTTGTGCCCATGTCTCTTGTGGCCGCCGAGCTTGCCACGACCTATCCCGAAAAGGGCGGCGTGTTCCGTTGGGTGAGCGAAGCCTATGGCCCACGCTGGGGTTTTCTGGCCATGTCCATGCTGTGGATTGAAGTCATACCCTATTTCCCCACGGTGTTGACCTTTGGGGCCGTTTCCATAGCATTTATGGATCCCCACATAAGTATGGCCGAAACCATTGCCGCCAATAAATGGTACATCACGGGCTTTGTGCTTGTTGTATACTGGCTTTCGGTGCTCATCGCCCTGCGCGGGGTCGGCATCTTTGCGCGGGTTTCCAAATGGTGCGGCATTGTGGGCACCATTATTCCTGCGGGGGTCGTGGTCATACTGGGTTTTGCCTACCTGTTCTTCAGCGGCAAGCCGCCCCTGATCGAACTGAGCTGGGGCGCGCTTTTGCCCGACTTTACCAACTTCGGCAACGTCGTGTTGGCCGCCAGCATCTTTCTTGCCTATGCGGGCATGGAAATGAACGCCGTACACGTCAAGGATATGGACAATCCCACCAAAAAATACCCCATTGCCATCACCATAGCCTCGCTCGGCACAGTGGCCATTTTCCTTCTGAGCACGCTGGGCATCGCCTTTATTGTGCCCAAGCAGGACATCAACCTTACCCAGAGCCTGCTGTTGGCCTATGATCTGCTGTTCAGGTGGATAGACGCTGACTGGCTGGGTTCCGTGCTGGCCGTCATGCTGGCCTTTGGCGTGCTGGGCGGCGTGGTCACCTGGATAGCTGGCCCCAACACGGGTATGCTGGCGGTGGCCAAGGCCGGATACCTGCCGCGCTGGTTCCAGAAGACCAACAGGTTCGGCATGGGCAGCCGTTTGATGATCGTTCAGGCGGTTATCGTGAGCATCCTGTCCATCACCTTTGTGATCATGCCCTCGGTGCAGGCGGCGTTTCAGATTTTGTCGCAACTCACCGTCATTTTGTATCTTGTCATGTACATGCTCATGTTTGCTAGCGGCATACGCCTGCGGCAGACGCAGCCAGCCCGGCCCCGGCCCTATCGCGTGCCCGCCATGTATTTGTGGGCCGCATTGGGCTTTTTGGGTTCCCTGCTGGCCTTTGCCCTCAGTTTTGTGCCCCCGGTGCAGATATCCATAGGTAGCCCGGAGAGTTACGTCATGTATCTTGTGGTGCTGGTGGTCATTTTTGTCGCCATCCCCCTGATAATCTTCGCCATGCGCAAGCCGGAATGGCGTGACCCGGACTCGGACTTCGAGCCGTTCACCTGGGAGAAAGAAAAGGCCCAGAGCCAGCCAGGGGCGCAAAAGCCCGCTGCCACTGATCCCCAGTCGTAA
- the glsA gene encoding glutaminase A — translation MPDIEKIQSVVDSAHAQYSKAPGGANADYIPFLANIPSDLAAVAVVTAQGQWASAGDAQYRFAIESISKVCTLALALEDMGRQTVQEKIGVSPTGLPFNSVMALELHGDKPLSPLVNAGAMASASLVKAASREERWQRILDMQRRLGAKDIAMSDELNRSEQTTNFHNRGIAWLLYAAGYMYCDPMEACDVYTRQCSTLLTTVELATIGATIAARGRNPLTGEQVLKPENCACIMAEMTMEGMYDSSGAWAYTVGLPGKSGVGGGIVTIVPGIMGIAAFSPPLDPVGNSVRGQKMAAFVARELGYNLYKA, via the coding sequence ATGCCTGACATTGAAAAAATCCAGTCCGTGGTGGACAGCGCCCATGCGCAGTACAGCAAGGCTCCGGGCGGAGCCAATGCCGACTATATTCCCTTTCTGGCCAATATCCCCAGTGATCTTGCAGCGGTGGCCGTTGTAACGGCGCAGGGGCAATGGGCTTCGGCGGGCGACGCGCAGTACCGCTTTGCCATAGAGTCCATTTCAAAGGTCTGCACCCTTGCCCTTGCTCTGGAGGATATGGGAAGGCAGACGGTACAGGAAAAAATAGGCGTCAGTCCCACGGGGCTGCCCTTCAATTCGGTCATGGCTCTTGAACTGCATGGCGACAAGCCCCTGTCGCCTCTGGTCAACGCCGGGGCCATGGCATCGGCCAGCCTTGTGAAGGCCGCTTCCAGGGAGGAGCGCTGGCAGCGCATCCTGGACATGCAGCGCAGGCTCGGTGCAAAGGACATCGCCATGTCCGACGAGCTTAACCGCTCGGAGCAGACCACCAATTTCCATAACCGTGGCATTGCCTGGCTTTTGTACGCGGCAGGCTATATGTACTGCGACCCCATGGAAGCCTGCGACGTGTATACGCGCCAATGCTCGACCCTGCTGACAACAGTGGAACTGGCCACCATTGGCGCGACCATTGCCGCCAGGGGGCGCAACCCCCTTACCGGGGAACAGGTGCTCAAGCCGGAAAACTGCGCCTGCATCATGGCGGAAATGACCATGGAAGGCATGTACGACAGTTCGGGCGCATGGGCCTACACCGTGGGCCTGCCCGGCAAGAGCGGCGTGGGTGGCGGCATTGTGACCATTGTGCCGGGCATTATGGGCATAGCGGCTTTTTCGCCGCCGCTGGACCCTGTGGGCAACAGCGTGCGCGGGCAGAAAATGGCCGCCTTTGTGGCCCGCGAGCTTGGCTATAACCTGTATAAGGCGTAA